The following proteins are co-located in the Megalobrama amblycephala isolate DHTTF-2021 linkage group LG12, ASM1881202v1, whole genome shotgun sequence genome:
- the LOC125279724 gene encoding vasopressin-neurophysin 2-copeptin, translating into MSDSLLSACVLSLLALSALSSACYIQNCPRGGKRSQPDAVRQCMACGPGNKGRCFGPSICCGAGLGCLVGSPETLTCMEENLLPGPCETGGTSCGAEGGVCAAPGVCCDSESCVLDPQCSEDVRFHPAEDSSGLKSVSGEMLLHLLNLASRRQRPF; encoded by the exons ATGTCCGACTCTCTGCTGTCCGCGTGTGTCCTCAGTCTGCTGGCGCTCTCCGCGCTCTCGTCCGCCTGCTACATTCAGAACTGCCCGCGAGGAGGAAAGAGATCTCAGCCGGACGCCGTCAGACAG tgtatGGCGTGTGGTCCGGGAAATAAGGGCCGTTGTTTCGGCCCCAGTATCTGCTGCGGAGCCGGTCTGGGTTGTCTGGTTGGATCTCCAGAGACGCTGACCTGCATGGAGGAGAATCTCCTGCCCGGCCCCTGTGAGACGGGCGGGACGTCCTGCGGAGCCGAAGGGGGCGTCTGCGCCGCTCCGGGCGTCTGCTGCGACTCGG AGAGCTGCGTTCTGGATCCACAGTGTTCTGAAGACGTCAGGTTTCATCCGGCGGAAGACAGCAGCGGACTGAAGAGCGTTTCCGGAGAAATGCTGCTGCATCTGTTGAATCTGGCCTCGAGGAGACAAAGACCCTTCTGA